A DNA window from Ornithodoros turicata isolate Travis chromosome 10, ASM3712646v1, whole genome shotgun sequence contains the following coding sequences:
- the LOC135370900 gene encoding methyltransferase-like protein 17, mitochondrial — protein sequence MGHVHRLLRSLGTAQAVGSVRLISRASNAVCLPPDLEEDLELSHIKHRHHPGIRRHGKVSLPPKLLEAATSVLERRDMRQLQEGATILRAQLWSRHLPVEAGAIRQKAAHFERQLLGDKLESMSQEERDLMEDSVKEAVLTKLRRETYRWKAFNYDDFGSYTYLVARLAADYATLHRIFNEIKLIDQTFVPKTLMDFGSGVGTVYWAAQDTWPQKLAEYFAVDTSVHMNDLARLLVQGGNPADGNALKHRGYFQRQFLPASDKLKFDLVVSAFSLMELPNMQQRLQTVANLWAKTSRTLVLVENGTLAGHDAVSQARDFILTMENQHHTEEGKHAPCAHVLAPCPHDQECPKNLEDKKLPCTFAVEFHDPIFDPRKNMGHALYSYTVIQKSSSVLDARSWPRIIEPVLCRSKHVICRLCCKDGSLKEIVLTKKQNGRHAYRVARCSDWGDQLPLELLPGGDSHMEDS from the exons ATGGGCCATGTCCATCGGCTACTCAGAAGTTTAGGTACAGCACAAGCAGTAGGAAGTGTCCGG CTTATTTCCAGAGCAAGCAATGCAGTTTGCTTGCCTCCCGATCTCGAAGAAGACCTGGAATTATCTCACATTAAGCACAGACACCATCCAGGCATTCGGAGACATGGCAAGGTGTCTCTTCCACCGAAACTTCTTGAAGCTGCGACCAGTGTACTGGAAA GACGTGACATGCGGCAGTTACAAGAGGGCGCCACTATACTGCGTGCGCAGCTGTGGTCTCGCCACCTGCCCGTGGAAGCCGGTGCAATTCGACAGAAGGCAGCACATTTTGAGCGACAGCTTTTAGGCGACA AGTTGGAGTCTATGTCTCAAGAAGAAAGGGACCTCATGGAAGACAGCGTGAAAGAAGCCGTGCTTACGAAGTTGCGACGGGAGACGTATCGATGGAAGGCTTTCAA TTACGATGACTTTGGTTCATACACCTACCTGGTAGCGCGCCTTGCTGCAGACTACGCGACACTTCACAGGATCTTTAACGAG ATCAAGCTGATAGACCAAACATTTGTGCCAAAGACTCTTATGGACTTTGGATCTGGAGTTGGGACAGTTTATTG GGCTGCACAGGACACGTGGCCTCAGAAGCTTGCGGAGTACTTCGCAGTCGACACATCAGTGCACATGAATGATTTGGCAAGGCTACTTGTGCAAG GTGGAAATCCTGCCGATGGAAATGCTCTGAAACACCGGGGGTACTTTCAGAGGCAGTTCCTTCCAGCGAGTGACAAA CTGAAGTTCGACCTTGTTGTGAGTGCATTTTCTCTCATGGAACTCCCCAACATGCAACAGCGCCTTCAAACCGTAGCAAACCTGTGGGCAAAGACGTCGAGAACATTG GTGCTCGTAGAAAATGGTACCCTTGCTGGGCACGATGCCGTTTCGCAGGCTCGAGATTTCATTCTTACA ATGGAGAACCAACATCATACGGAGGAAGGAAAGCATGCGCCATGTGCACATGTCCTTGCACCA TGCCCGCACGACCAGGAATGCCCCAAAAATTTGGAAGACAAGAAGTTGCCATGTACATTTGCGGTTGAGTTTCATGATCCCATCTTCGACCCA AGAAAGAACATGGGACATGCCCTGTACTCGTACACTGTGATACAAAAGTCATCATCGGTTCTAG ATGCAAGAAGTTGGCCCCGTATCATAGAACCTGTGCTGTGTAGAAGCAAACACGTCATATGCCGTCTATGCTGTAAGGACGGAAGTCTAAAGGAAATCGTTCTTACAAAGAAACAGAATGGAAG GCATGCCTACAGAGTAGCTAGGTGTAGCGACTGGGGAGATCAGCTTCCACTTGAGCTCCTTCCTGGGGGAGACAGCCACATGGAAGACAGCTGA
- the LOC135370898 gene encoding partitioning defective 3 homolog has translation MRLFRRRSPPPPELIRLWKTTEQGALQDDAHSRIITSKQDAMAVGSSASAATANDNRPPKTSKTKRGFPFSRVGLKSSAGPHRYSVTTQTSPAPEQSRKETFVRKPSSTCVDWPRRLATFAHPIVLNNRESQSPPPAELSRATSRSVECLDEPTEDAQSMVPLGSMYRSMSTSALFVESMAETSNESVKSLSCEELDKEEEEESTGAAEPSEESKAAKSVLGTVFEDEVYLERDKLVAPDTASLASSIQHRSDESGYESDGTKNGGDESPAEGVPVTNEEVKRPQTPGEVTNMQRFAALLQRLSPQSSTATSSVPAKDQHASLPCDHKTFRSRTQSLFLALRRDSVPKNDTVQRETPKKVKEGGSKLEQFRAWTLDRKLLKNRWKKNAERNSLFDSPLLNRDAQQECNLKSTSWSSAECLSDYIVPVDSGLESDLQQRLWQGAQLDCSENSVEGRLPSNGGQFINVHLEKDEQGELGIYITGRYDPERRVIGYVVADLEDSGPAARSGLLHKGDELLVINGHQVQGVEIEQAQRLLCVQDRDVFLLVARQHNSAQQVSSPADEEELRKVDDHRPPMERRASISHPGASVDVPEKTERRDQQYSSGVLCTLPRKRKGQSQTDFQVVSFVKGPGQKALGFSIVGGRDSPKGAMGIYVKSIFLGGQAAETGQLREGDEIITLNGEPLQGMSHAEAISSFKRIKQGDVVLHIARRVSTHKSPQVSKSCCDLDTVP, from the exons ATGCGCTTGTTCAGGAGGCGATCCCCTCCGCCGCCAGAGCTGATCCGCCTTTGGAAGACGACCGAGCAGGGGGCGCTGCAGGACGACGCACACTCGCGTATCATCACAAGCAAACAAGACGCCATGGCGGTGGGTTCCTCTGCTTCAGCTGCGACGGCAAATGACAACCGGCCGCCCAAAACGTCCAAAACAAAAAGGG gcttTCCATTTTCCCGTGTGGGATTGAAGAGCTCAGCGGGACCCCACAGGTATTCGGTCACGACACAGACAAGCCCAGCTCCCGAGCAATCGCGTAAGGAGACGTTTGTACGGAAACCATCGTCCACTTGCGTCGACTGGCCGCGAAGATTGGCAACATTTGCCCACCCCATAGTGCTAAATAACAGGGAAAGCCAATCCCCTCCTCCAGCGGAACTCTCCCGAGCGACATCCAGGAGCGTGGAATGTCTGGACGAGCCCACGGAAGATGCCCAGAGCATGGTTCCTTTGGGTAGCATGTACAGGAGCATGTCGACGTCTGCCCTCTTTGTCGAGTCAATGGCGGAAACTTCCAACGAGAGTGTCAAGTCGCTGAGTTGCGAAGAGTTggacaaagaggaggaggaggagagcacAGGAGCTGCAGAACCAAGCGAGGAGAGCAAGGCAGCCAAGTCTGTCCTTGGGACAGTATTTGAGGACGAGGTTTATCTGGAACGCGATAAGCTTGTCGCTCCGGATACAGCCAGTCTGGCCAGCTCCATTCAGCATAGGTCTGACGAGTCGGGTTACGAAAGCGACGGGACCAAGAACGGGGGGGACGAAAGCCCCGCCGAGGGTGTTCCCGTCACCAACGAAGAGGTGAAACGGCCGCAGACGCCCGGCGAAGTCACAAACATGCAGCGTTTTGCGGCACTCTTGCAAAGGCTGAGTCCGCAGAGCAGTACCGCCACTAGTTCCGTGCCAGCGAAGGACCAACATGCGTCGCTTCCCTGTGATCATAAAACGTTCCGTTCGCGAACTCAGTCCCTGTTCCTGGCGCTGCGCCGGGACAGCGTGCCAAAAAATGACACCGTTCAAAGAGAGACTCCGAAGAAAGTGAAGGAGGGAGGATCGAAGCTGGAGCAGTTTAGGGCGTGGACTCTGGACCGTAAACTTTTAAAGAACCGGTGGAAAAAGAACGCAGAGAGAAACAGCTTGTTTGATTCCCCACTACTCAACCGTGACGCGCAGCAGGAGTGTAATCTAAAATCGACGTCGTGGAGCAGTGCAGAGTGCCTTAGTGACTATATCGTGCCTGTTGACAGCGGGCTTGAGAGTGATCTTCAGCAGAGACTGTGGCAAGGGGCACAGCTGGACTGCAGCGAGAACAGTGTGGAAGGGAGGCTGCCTTCGAATGGGGGTCAGTTCATTAATGTGCATTTGGAGAAAGACGAGCAGGGTGAACTTGGAATATACATCACCGGGAGATACGACCCCGAGAGGAGGGTGATTGGCTACGTGGTGGCGGACCTGGAGGACTCTGGACCGGCAGCTAG GAGCGGACTTCTTCACAAAGGAGATGAATTATTGGTCATCAACGGTCATCAAGTACAGGGCGTCGAGATTGAACAAGCTCAGCGCCTGCTCTGCGTTCAGGACAGGGATGTGTTCCTCCTTGTTGCACGACAG CACAATTCTGCCCAACAGGTGTCCTCACCGGCGGACGAGGAAGAACTGAGGAAGGTAGATGATCACAGGCCACCAATGGAGAGAAGAGCCAGCATCTCCCACCCGGGGGCGTCTGTTGATGTGCCTGAAAAGACTGAGAGAAGGGACCAG CAATACAGCAGTGGAGTGCTGTGTACTTTGCCACGCAAGCGCAAAGGCCAGTCCCAAACAGACTTTCAAGTGGTGAGCTTTGTGAAAGGTCCCGGTCAGAAAGCGCTGGGCTTCAGCATTGTGGGTGGCAGGGACTCTCCCAAGGGTGCAATGGGCATTTACGTCAAATCCATTTTTCTCGGAGGACAGGCTGCAGAGACAGGACAGCTCAGAGAGG GTGATGAAATCATCACACTGAATGGAGAGCCATTACAAGGAATGTCCCATGCAGAGGCCATCAGCTCCTTCAAGCGAATCAAGCAAGGAGATGTGGTTCTCCACATTGCTCGACGTGTGAGCACTCATAAAAG CCCACAGGTTTCCAAGTCATGTTGCGACCTTGACACCGTGCCATAA